Sequence from the Streptomyces sp. NBC_00358 genome:
AGCACGTGGATGTCCGCTGGCTGACCTGCACGGCCAACTACGGCACCGCCGGCAAGGCCTCCACACCCGGGAAGACGCCCTCGCCGACGGAGAACACCGTGGCGACCGTCGACTGCCGGGGCCAGACCGGCGACGGCCGCGCCATCGTCGTCAAGGGAAAGGTCACCCGGGCGGTCAACGGCGCCTGCGTACGCGGCGACCTGCGGGCCACCGTCGGCGGCAAGCAGTGGTTCCACGTCACCGGCCTGGGCGACTGCGGTGCGACCAACGGGCCCACCCCGCCGGTCACCTACCACCCCACGAACGGACAACCCAACCCCACCGTCACCGTCACCGTGACGAAGACCATGTGGTGCAAGGGCGACCCCACCTGCTGGCCCTCGCAGGGCAAGTGACCTGCCGGGCCGTACAAGGATCAAGTGATCCGAACCCCTGTCGGGGCACGCGTGGGCTGCATAGGGTGACCGGGTGACTGAGTCCGCACCCTCCGCGTATCTCCGGTTTCCGCACCTGCACGGCGAGTTGGTCGTCTTCACGGCCGAGGACGACATCTGGGCCGCCCCGCTGGACGGCGGCGGCCGCGCCTGGCGGGTCAGCGCCGACAACGTACCGGCCGGCCATCCGCGCGTCTCCCCGGACGGCACGACCGTCGCCTGGACCTCGACACGCGACGGAGCCCCCGAGGTCTACGCCGCCTCCCTGTCCGGTGGACCCTCCCGACGCCTGACGTACTGGGGCAGTTCGAAGACCCAGGTGCGCGGCTGGACCTCCGACGGACAGGTACTCGCCCTCAGCGCCCAGGGCCAGGCCAGCCTGCGCCGCACCTGGGCACGGTCCGTCCCGCTCGACGGCGGCCCCGCGACGACCCTGCCGTACGGTCCCGTCGGCGACGTGGCCCACGGCGCGCCCGGCGTCGTCCTGCTGTCCGCCCCGATGGGGCGCGAGGCCGCCTGGTGGAAGCGGTACCGGGGCGGCACGGCCGGCAAGCTGTGGATCGACCGGGACGGCGACGGCGAGTTCGTCCGGCTGCACGAGGACATCGACGGAAACCTCGAATACCCCTTCTGGGTGGGCGAGCGGATCGCCTTCCTGTCGGACCACGAGGACGTCGGGGCGCTGTACTCCTCCCTCGCCGACGGATCCGACCTGCGGCGCCACACGCCCGTCGACTCCTTCTACGCCCGCCACGCGGCCACCGACGGCACCCGCGTCGTGTACTCCTCCGCCGGTGAACTGTGGCTCCTGGACGACCTCGACGGCGCCGAGCCGCGACGGCTGGACATCCGGCTCGGCGGCCAGCGCGTCGACCAGCAACCGCACCCCGTGAGCGCCGCGCGCTGGTTCTCCGCCGCCGCGCCCGACCACACCGGGCGCGGCAGCGCGGTCTCCGTGCGCGGCGCCGTCCACTGGGTCACCCACCGCGCCGGACCGGCCCGCGCGCTCGCCGCCGAACAGGGCGTCCGCGCCCGGCTGCCCCGCACCTTCCGCGCCGAGGGCGAGGAACACGTGGTCTGGGTGACCGACGCGGAGGGCGACGACGCCCTCGAATTCGCCCCGGCCACCGGCGTCGCCCCCGGAGCCACCCCCCGACGGCTCGCCGCCGGCGCGCTCGGCCGGGTCCTCGGCCTCGCCGTGGCACCCGACGGCAGCCGTGCCGCCGTCGCCTCCCACGACGGGCGCGTGCTGCTCGTCGAGCGCGAGAGCGGCGAGGTCCGCGAGGTCGACCGCAGCGAGGACGGCGAGGTCACCGGCCTCGTCTTCTCGCCCGACTCGGCCTGGCTCGCCTGGTCGCACCCCGGACCGCGCCCGCTGCGCCAGCTCAAGCTCGCCAACACCACCGACCTGTCGGTGACCGAGGCGACCCCGCTGCGCTTCCGGGACTACGCACCCGCGTTCACCCTCGACGGCAAGCACCTCGCCTTCCTGTCGGCCCGCGCCTTCGACCCCGTCTACGACGAGCACGTCTTCGACCTGGCCTTCGTCGGCGGCTCCCGGCCGTATCTGATCACCCTGGCCGCGACGACCCCGTCCCCCTTCGGACCGCAGCGCCACGGCAGGCCCTTCGAGGCCCCCGACAAGGACGAGACACCCGACAGCGAGGGCACCCCCAGTACCCGTATCGACCTGGACGGACTCGCCGACCGGATCGTGCCCTTCCCCGTCGAGGCCGCCCGCTACTCCGGGCTGCGCGCCGCCAAGGACGGACTGCTGTGGCTGCGCCACCCCGTCCGGGGCGTGCTCGGCGCCTCCCGCGCCACCCCGGACGACCCGGACCCGAAGACCGAACTGGAGCGGTACGACCTCGCCCAGCAGCGCATCGAGCACCTCGCCGCCGACGCCGACCACTTCACCGTCACCGGCGACGGCAAGCGGGTCCTGCTGTGGACCGACGGCAAACTCAAGGTCGTCCCCAGCGACCGGCGTGCCTCGAACGACGACGAGAGCGACACGAACATCACCGTCGACCTGTCGCGGGTGCGCCAGACCGTCGACCCGGCCGCCGAGTGGCGCCAGATGTACGACGAGACCGGTCGCCTCATGCGGGACAACTTCTGGCGTGCCGACCTGGGCGGTGTCGACTGGGACGCGGTCCTCGACCGGTACCGGCCGGTCCTGGAACGGGTCGCCACCCACGACGACCTCGTCGACCTGCTGTGGGAGGTGCAGGGCGAACTCGGCACCTCGCACGCCTACGTCACCCCACGCGGCCGGTGGAGCGGCCAAGACCGGGCACAGGGGCTCCTCGGGGCGGACATCTCCCGTCACGAGGACGGCAGTTGGCGCATCGACCGGATCCTCCCCTCGGAGACCTCCGACCCCGAGGCGCGGGCCCCGCTCGCCGCGCCCGGCGTCGCGGTGCGCGCCGGGGACACGATCGTCGCGGTCGGCGGCCGGCCGGTGGACCCGGTGGCCGGACCCGCGCCGCTGCTCGTGGGCACGGCGGGCAGACCGGTCGAGCTGACGATCTCCCCCTCCGGCGGAGGCGATCCGCGCCACGCGGTCGTCGTACCCCTCGCGGACGAGGAACCGCTGCGCTACCACGCGTGGGTCGCCGACCGGCGCGCCTACGTCCACGAGCGGTCCGGCGGACGCCTCGGCTATCTGCACGTGCCGGACATGGTCGGCTCCGGGTGGGCGCAGCTCCACCGCGATCTGCGCATCGAGGTG
This genomic interval carries:
- a CDS encoding S41 family peptidase translates to MTESAPSAYLRFPHLHGELVVFTAEDDIWAAPLDGGGRAWRVSADNVPAGHPRVSPDGTTVAWTSTRDGAPEVYAASLSGGPSRRLTYWGSSKTQVRGWTSDGQVLALSAQGQASLRRTWARSVPLDGGPATTLPYGPVGDVAHGAPGVVLLSAPMGREAAWWKRYRGGTAGKLWIDRDGDGEFVRLHEDIDGNLEYPFWVGERIAFLSDHEDVGALYSSLADGSDLRRHTPVDSFYARHAATDGTRVVYSSAGELWLLDDLDGAEPRRLDIRLGGQRVDQQPHPVSAARWFSAAAPDHTGRGSAVSVRGAVHWVTHRAGPARALAAEQGVRARLPRTFRAEGEEHVVWVTDAEGDDALEFAPATGVAPGATPRRLAAGALGRVLGLAVAPDGSRAAVASHDGRVLLVERESGEVREVDRSEDGEVTGLVFSPDSAWLAWSHPGPRPLRQLKLANTTDLSVTEATPLRFRDYAPAFTLDGKHLAFLSARAFDPVYDEHVFDLAFVGGSRPYLITLAATTPSPFGPQRHGRPFEAPDKDETPDSEGTPSTRIDLDGLADRIVPFPVEAARYSGLRAAKDGLLWLRHPVRGVLGASRATPDDPDPKTELERYDLAQQRIEHLAADADHFTVTGDGKRVLLWTDGKLKVVPSDRRASNDDESDTNITVDLSRVRQTVDPAAEWRQMYDETGRLMRDNFWRADLGGVDWDAVLDRYRPVLERVATHDDLVDLLWEVQGELGTSHAYVTPRGRWSGQDRAQGLLGADISRHEDGSWRIDRILPSETSDPEARAPLAAPGVAVRAGDTIVAVGGRPVDPVAGPAPLLVGTAGRPVELTISPSGGGDPRHAVVVPLADEEPLRYHAWVADRRAYVHERSGGRLGYLHVPDMVGSGWAQLHRDLRIEVAREGLVVDVRENRGGHTSQLVVEKLARRIVGWDLPRGLRPYSYPEDAPRGPVVAVANEFSGSDGDIVNAAIKALGIGPVVGTRTWGGVIGIDSRYRLVDGTSVTQPKYAFWMEGYEWSVENHGVDPDVEVVQTPQDHAAGRDTQLDEAIRIALAALEENPAKTAPALPPL